The Triticum aestivum cultivar Chinese Spring chromosome 3A, IWGSC CS RefSeq v2.1, whole genome shotgun sequence genome includes a region encoding these proteins:
- the LOC123058883 gene encoding early nodulin-93, whose translation MSSTATVTLGHLENKLTLAKRCSREATFARAKAAAIAMVASAVPTLASVRMLPWAKANLNPTGQALIICTVAGMAYFIAADKTILSLARRHSYESAPDHLKDTSFHVAAAAARPRPPAFFRP comes from the exons ATGTCGTCGACGGCCACCGTCACCCTCGGCCACCTCGAGAACAAGCTCACGCTCGCCAAACGCTGCTCTAGAG AGGCGACGTTCGCCAGAGCAAAGGCAGCGGCCATCGCCATGGTCGCGTCTGCGGTCCCAACG CTGGCGAGCGTGAGGATGCTGCCGTGGGCCAAGGCGAACCTGAACCCCACCGGCCAGGCCCTCATCATCTGCACCGTCGCTGGGATGGCATACTTCATTGCCGCCGACAAGACGATCCTCTCGCTGGCGAGGAGGCACTCGTACGAGAGCGCCCCCGACCACCTCAAGGACACCTCCTTCCATGTCGCCGCCGCTGCAGCCCGTCCCCGTCCGCCGGCGTTCTTCAGGCCTTGA